From the Nodularia sp. NIES-3585 genome, one window contains:
- the lptC gene encoding LPS export ABC transporter periplasmic protein LptC, with translation MNYPKGRQKKSVNCAEKGQNPQDLPRLFSSLSFNFLQLKANLFYLPLTFLLVLGLVACGGRTPTASQSNDADSSPQESNLTFFDVTLEQADEVGRPVWKVRSKKAIYTKEKQIGQAESPVGELYQDGKPVYQIQAETADIEQDGQKLFLKGKILATDPVNGIVLQGNELEWLPQEDLLIVRNQLNGTHKQLQAVAQEARVKTREQRIEFSGGVIANSVDPQMQMRTEHLTWRIQEQILISDRSIQIDRYNNNKITDRGQGDAAEVNLKTKVATIKKNARIELIDPATQIASDSMTWDMNAETVKTNSPITVVQRAENVTVTANQGEMKIQQKIVNLVGNVTAIGQRRQSLKSNQLSWYLDKKLLEAQGNVIYRQVDPPINFTGETAVGNLQTEDITVKSGQSGRRVVTEIIPQDAGIRN, from the coding sequence ATGAATTATCCCAAAGGCAGGCAGAAAAAGAGCGTAAATTGTGCTGAAAAAGGGCAAAATCCACAAGATTTACCCCGATTATTTTCATCACTGTCTTTTAATTTTTTACAACTAAAAGCAAATTTGTTTTACCTGCCTTTAACTTTTTTATTAGTACTGGGATTAGTTGCTTGTGGGGGTAGAACCCCTACAGCTTCTCAATCAAATGATGCCGATTCATCTCCCCAAGAAAGCAATTTGACCTTCTTTGATGTCACCTTAGAACAAGCAGACGAAGTAGGAAGACCTGTTTGGAAAGTCCGCTCGAAGAAGGCAATATACACTAAAGAAAAACAAATTGGTCAGGCGGAAAGTCCCGTCGGTGAACTATACCAAGATGGCAAACCTGTTTACCAAATCCAAGCCGAAACAGCAGATATTGAACAAGATGGTCAAAAGCTATTTCTCAAGGGAAAGATCCTCGCTACAGATCCTGTAAATGGCATTGTATTGCAAGGTAATGAATTAGAATGGTTGCCTCAAGAAGATTTATTAATTGTGCGTAACCAACTAAATGGGACTCATAAACAATTACAAGCAGTAGCGCAAGAAGCACGAGTCAAAACTCGCGAACAGCGCATAGAATTTTCTGGTGGCGTAATAGCCAACTCGGTTGATCCCCAAATGCAAATGCGAACTGAGCATTTAACTTGGCGGATTCAAGAACAAATATTAATTAGCGATCGCTCCATACAAATTGACCGTTACAACAACAACAAAATTACTGACCGTGGCCAGGGAGATGCGGCTGAAGTCAACTTAAAAACTAAAGTTGCTACGATCAAAAAAAATGCCCGGATAGAATTAATAGACCCAGCCACGCAAATAGCTAGTGACTCTATGACCTGGGACATGAACGCAGAAACTGTGAAGACAAATTCCCCTATCACTGTTGTCCAGCGCGCCGAGAATGTGACTGTAACCGCCAATCAAGGCGAAATGAAAATACAGCAAAAAATTGTGAATTTAGTAGGTAATGTCACCGCTATAGGGCAACGTCGCCAGTCCCTAAAATCTAATCAATTAAGTTGGTATCTGGACAAGAAATTATTAGAGGCTCAGGGAAATGTTATTTATCGTCAAGTTGACCCACCAATAAATTTTACAGGTGAAACAGCCGTTGGTAATCTGCAAACAGAGGACATTACAGTAAAAAGTGGTCAATCTGGCCGCAGAGTAGTCACGGAAATTATCCCTCAAGATGCAGGGATTCGTAATTAA
- a CDS encoding NYN domain-containing protein, whose product MLNNLESDSIFTPEQVLENRGRVAIFIDGSNLFYAALQLGIEIDYTKLLCRLTGGSRLLRSFFYTGVDRTNEKQQGFLLWMRRNGYRVIAKDLVQLPDGSKKANLDVEIAVDMMALVDSYDTAVLVSGDGDLAYAVNSVSYRGVRVEVVSLRSMTSDSLINVSDRYIDLEAIKEDIQKNPRQSYPYRPLSSMGFLEDIREADQQLEIQD is encoded by the coding sequence ATGTTGAATAATTTGGAAAGTGACTCAATATTTACACCGGAACAAGTGTTAGAGAATCGAGGTCGTGTAGCTATATTTATTGATGGTTCCAACCTGTTTTATGCGGCATTACAACTGGGAATCGAAATTGACTACACGAAGCTACTATGCCGATTAACTGGCGGTTCTAGACTTTTGCGTTCTTTCTTTTACACTGGTGTAGACCGCACAAACGAAAAGCAACAAGGGTTTCTGTTGTGGATGCGTCGCAATGGCTACCGAGTCATCGCTAAGGATTTAGTACAGTTACCTGATGGCTCAAAGAAAGCCAACCTGGATGTAGAAATTGCCGTAGATATGATGGCTTTGGTGGATTCTTATGATACCGCAGTTTTAGTCAGTGGTGATGGGGATTTGGCCTATGCGGTAAATTCAGTCAGCTATCGTGGTGTGCGCGTAGAGGTTGTGAGTTTGCGCTCAATGACCAGTGATAGTTTAATCAATGTTAGCGATCGCTATATTGATTTAGAAGCCATCAAAGAAGATATCCAAAAAAACCCGCGCCAAAGTTATCCATATCGACCTTTATCGAGCATGGGTTTTCTGGAAGATATCAGAGAAGCTGATCAACAGTTAGAAATTCAAGATTAA
- the metG gene encoding methionine--tRNA ligase has translation MNLVDKTEKRFALTTPLYYVNDVPHVGSAYTTMAADVVARFHRLLGHQVLLITGTDEHGQKIQRSAESLGKPPQEFCDEIVPSFIKLWQLLNIQHDRFSRTTANRHEAIVKEFFLRVWDKGDIYQGKQKGWYCVSCEEFKEERELLEGKRCPIHTNKEVEWRDEQNYFFRLSQYQTQLEEFYQSRPDFIQPESRRNEVLSFVSQGLQDFSISRVNLDWGFPVPVDPHHTLYVWFDALLAYVTALLEPDAEPTLANALETWWPINLHLIGKDILRFHAVYWPAMLMSAGLPLPSQVFGHGFLTKDGQKMGKSLGNTLDPIGLVQSYGSDAVRYYFLKEIEFGKDGDFNEVRFINVLNADLANDLGNLLNRTLNMVKKYCSDDGLTIANEGINDENPLKAIGLRLGDKVQQAYEALAFNQACEATLLLVRTSNKFIDDQAPWSLYKQGKQQEVETVLYAVLESVRLAAYLLSPVIPNISSAIYQQLGFGIDFNDQIKASMLAPFTTHAQWGVLSSEKSLGKPQPVFKRIEIPKND, from the coding sequence ATGAATTTAGTGGATAAAACAGAAAAAAGATTTGCATTGACAACACCCCTATATTATGTAAATGATGTTCCTCACGTTGGCAGTGCTTACACAACGATGGCAGCAGATGTGGTGGCGCGCTTTCACAGGCTGTTAGGGCATCAAGTATTGCTGATTACAGGTACAGATGAACACGGGCAGAAAATTCAGCGTTCAGCAGAAAGTTTAGGGAAACCGCCACAAGAGTTTTGTGACGAAATTGTGCCTAGCTTTATCAAGTTATGGCAGTTATTAAATATTCAACATGATCGCTTTAGTCGCACTACAGCCAATCGTCACGAAGCCATCGTCAAAGAGTTCTTCTTGCGAGTCTGGGACAAAGGCGACATCTACCAAGGAAAGCAGAAGGGTTGGTACTGCGTATCTTGCGAAGAATTTAAAGAAGAACGGGAACTACTAGAGGGAAAACGCTGCCCTATTCATACTAACAAGGAAGTAGAGTGGCGGGACGAGCAAAACTACTTTTTTCGTCTATCTCAATACCAAACTCAACTTGAAGAGTTTTACCAGTCTCGACCAGACTTTATTCAACCCGAAAGTCGTCGGAATGAAGTCTTGAGCTTTGTCAGCCAAGGATTACAGGACTTTTCCATTTCGCGGGTCAATTTGGACTGGGGTTTCCCTGTACCCGTTGATCCCCACCATACCCTTTATGTCTGGTTTGACGCGTTGCTAGCTTATGTCACCGCATTACTAGAACCAGATGCAGAACCAACTTTAGCTAATGCCTTAGAAACTTGGTGGCCAATCAACCTGCATTTAATTGGTAAAGATATTCTGCGATTCCATGCAGTTTATTGGCCAGCTATGCTGATGTCGGCTGGTTTACCCCTGCCAAGTCAAGTATTTGGGCATGGTTTTTTAACTAAAGATGGTCAAAAAATGGGTAAGTCTCTGGGTAATACCCTCGATCCCATAGGACTAGTTCAAAGTTATGGTAGTGATGCCGTTCGTTATTACTTCCTTAAGGAAATCGAATTTGGCAAAGATGGCGATTTTAATGAAGTTAGATTCATTAATGTTTTGAATGCAGATTTGGCCAATGACTTAGGTAATTTGCTAAATCGTACCTTAAACATGGTGAAGAAATACTGTAGTGATGATGGACTAACAATTGCAAATGAAGGCATTAATGACGAAAATCCATTGAAAGCAATTGGTTTACGTCTAGGGGACAAGGTACAACAAGCTTATGAAGCGCTAGCCTTTAACCAAGCCTGCGAAGCTACCCTTTTACTGGTACGAACTAGCAATAAGTTTATTGATGATCAAGCCCCTTGGTCGCTATATAAACAAGGAAAGCAGCAGGAAGTGGAAACAGTCCTGTACGCAGTTCTAGAATCTGTTAGACTAGCAGCTTATCTTCTATCCCCAGTAATTCCGAATATCAGTAGCGCTATTTATCAGCAACTGGGCTTTGGAATTGACTTTAATGATCAAATAAAAGCTTCAATGCTTGCCCCTTTTACTACCCATGCCCAATGGGGGGTACTAAGCAGTGAAAAATCGTTGGGTAAACCACAACCAGTGTTTAAGCGTATAGAAATTCCCAAAAACGATTAG